The following are from one region of the Gossypium hirsutum isolate 1008001.06 chromosome D03, Gossypium_hirsutum_v2.1, whole genome shotgun sequence genome:
- the LOC107949820 gene encoding malate dehydrogenase, chloroplastic, producing the protein MATTSAATFSIGSTVSFGRRGSPPPLTKPSAARCTSQNSLASFSGLKAATSVNCDSESSFLGKESSAALRGSFARKAQKPNQSSHHGLQLQASYKVAILGAAGGIGQPLALLIKMSPLISALNLYDIANVKGVAADLSHCNTPSQVLDFTGASELGNCLKGVNVVVIPAGVPRKPGMTRDDLFNINANIVKTLVEAVADNCPDAFIHVISNPVNSTVPIAAEVLKQKGVYDPKKLFGVTTLDVVRANTFVAEKKNLKLIDVDVPVIGGHAGITILPLLSKMKPSVRFSDEEVEQLTIRIQNAGTEVVEAKAGAGSATLSMAYAAARFVESSLRALDGDGDVYECSFVQSDLTDLPFFASRVKLGRKGIEAMIPSDLQGLSEYEEKALEALKPELKASIEKGIAFAQKQPVTA; encoded by the coding sequence ATGGCGACAACATCAGCAGCTACATTCTCGATCGGATCGACTGTCTCCTTTGGAAGAAGGGGGAGTCCACCTCCTCTAACAAAACCTTCTGCTGCAAGGTGCACCTCACAGAATTCACTTGCAAGTTTCAGTGGCCTCAAGGCAGCAACATCCGTGAACTGTGATTCTGAGTCCTCCTTCCTTGGCAAAGAAAGCAGTGCAGCTCTTAGGGGCTCTTTCGCACGGAAAGCACAGAAGCCAAACCAGAGTTCTCACCATGGCTTACAGCTTCAAGCATCTTACAAAGTGGCAATACTTGGAGCTGCTGGAGGGATTGGTCAGCCACTGGCACTTCTAATCAAGATGTCCCCGCTAATTTCAGCCCTGAACCTCTATGATATAGCAAATGTCAAGGGAGTGGCCGCAGATCTCAGTCACTGCAATACTCCTTCTCAAGTTCTGGATTTCACTGGTGCTTCTGAATTAGGAAATTGTTTGAAAGGTGTGAATGTGGTGGTTATTCCTGCTGGTGTTCCAAGAAAGCCCGGTATGACTCGTGATGACCTCTTCAATATCAATGCCAACATTGTTAAGACTTTGGTTGAGGCTGTTGCTGATAATTGTCCCGATGCCTTCATCCATGTTATTAGCAATCCGGTTAACTCCACAGTACCAATTGCTGCTGAAGTTCTGAAGCAGAAGGGTGTTTATGATCCAAAGAAGCTTTTTGGTGTTACCACATTGGATGTTGTGAGAGCTAACACATTCGTTGCTGAGAAGAAAAACCTTAAGCTCATCGATGTGGATGTTCCTGTTATAGGTGGACATGCTGGTATCACCATTTTACCCCTGCTGTCGAAGATGAAACCTTCTGTTAGGTTTTCGGATGAAGAAGTGGAGCAATTAACTATCAGGATTCAAAATGCTGGGACAGAGGTTGTAGAAGCAAAGGCAGGTGCAGGGTCAGCCACCCTGTCCATGGCATATGCGGCTGCAAGATTCGTTGAATCATCTCTTCGTGCTCTAGATGGAGATGGGGATGTCTATGAGTGCTCTTTTGTGCAATCAGATCTGACTGATCTTCCGTTCTTTGCATCTCGGGTTAAGCTTGGAAGAAAAGGGATTGAAGCAATGATTCCATCTGATCTTCAAGGATTATCCGAGTATGAAGAGAAGGCTTTGGAAGCTCTTAAACCAGAACTGAAGGCTAGCATTGAGAAGGGAATTGCATTTGCGCAGAAGCAACCAGTTACAGCATGA